One genomic window of Capsicum annuum cultivar UCD-10X-F1 unplaced genomic scaffold, UCD10Xv1.1 ctg3430, whole genome shotgun sequence includes the following:
- the LOC107871746 gene encoding lisH domain-containing protein C1711.05-like, whose protein sequence is MDSDQESERRRDSDATSDENETGSSKISEYSHSTSSSSSGSSSDDYIQVNPKIIFNSVTSGLASSKSHSNAKLRSQSVTRHQLKESSKTSTSSTSQVSDVTHESSFSTMSQSPSIQVMDREAGFDPNRIPSSLFGSKDSSSKEWSTASHESLFSIHTAGNDSPARDDIVMTNGDFKRSIKQDNYAEVDKNEKYNKSGELSKFRQTLPITKGGEYKKKIFEKERKVDVVNKLSATGSSDEVTKRIVHFTEEIKPGEIRNRSTAIGCSDGNVCFRDSCSVVHPSDENGSFFASPM, encoded by the coding sequence ATGGATTCTGACCAAGAGAGTGAAAGAAGACGAGATTCAGATGCCACTTCAGATGAAAATGAAACAGGATCGTCTAAAATTTCAGAATATTCCCATTCCACCTCATCTTCCTCATCAGGCTCTTCTTCAGATGATTACATCCAAGTGAatccaaaaataatattcaaCTCTGTCACATCAGGTCTGGCATCTTCCAAATCTCATTCCAATGCAAAGCTTCGATCTCAAAGTGTTACACGTCATCAATTGAAAGAATCCTCGAAAACATCTACAAGTTCCACCTCACAGGTTTCTGATGTCACTCATGAATCTTCATTCTCGACGATGTCACAATCGCCTTCTATACAGGTGATGGACCGAGAGGCAGGTTTTGATCCCAATAGAATTCCCTCATCCCTTTTTGGGAGTAAGGATTCATCCTCTAAGGAATGGAGCACTGCCTCGCACGAATCATTGTTCAGTATACACACTGCTGGAAATGATAGTCCTGCAAGAGATGATATTGTGATGACTAATGGAGATTTCAAACGGTCCATAAAACAAGACAACTATGCAGAAGTAGACAAAAACGAAAAATATAATAAGTCTGGTGAGCTATCTAAGTTTAGGCAGACTTTGCCAATTACAAAAGGAGGAGAATATAAGAAAAAGATctttgaaaaagaaaggaaagtgGATGTTGTAAACAAGCTGTCAGCAACAGGAAGTTCAGATGAAGTAACAAAGAGAATAGTCCATTTTACAGAGGAAATAAAACCTGGAGAGATCAGAAACCGTTCTACGGCCATCGGCTGCTCTGATGGAAATGTATGCTTTAGAGACTCTTGCAGTGTTGTTCACCCTTCTGATGAGAATGGATCGTTTTTTGCCTCTCCAATGTGA